From the genome of Blautia pseudococcoides, one region includes:
- a CDS encoding nucleotidyl transferase AbiEii/AbiGii toxin family protein produces the protein MKTPEQLKGAIRSMAAKKNLRAQEVLQMFLFERIIDRLAASSFRDNFILKGGLLISSMIGIGERTTMDMDTTVRGIQMEEDEIVSAVKEIIAMDVGDGISFEFQKIEPIREDDAYNNFRVHLRAKYGKIDSPMKIDITTGDIITPAAIRYDFPFVFEEKTVPVMAYTLETVLAEKYETIIRRNIGTTRARDFYDLHTLYRSRKDVVQMDVLRAAVIHTAEKRDSIDDIRDWRDILKDIREEPQLYLLWDNYAADNKYIGDLKFNEVLDTVDEIAKILDL, from the coding sequence ATGAAGACACCAGAACAACTAAAAGGAGCCATTCGTAGCATGGCAGCGAAGAAAAATCTTCGTGCACAGGAAGTGCTGCAGATGTTTTTATTTGAAAGAATCATTGATCGTTTGGCAGCCTCATCCTTTCGGGACAATTTTATTTTGAAGGGCGGACTTTTGATATCATCAATGATCGGTATTGGTGAACGTACTACTATGGATATGGACACAACGGTGCGTGGTATTCAGATGGAAGAGGACGAGATCGTTTCTGCAGTCAAAGAGATTATCGCAATGGATGTGGGAGACGGAATTTCTTTTGAATTTCAGAAAATTGAACCGATCCGCGAGGATGATGCGTACAATAATTTCCGGGTTCATCTGCGTGCAAAATACGGGAAGATTGACAGTCCAATGAAGATAGACATTACTACCGGAGATATTATTACGCCTGCAGCCATTCGATATGATTTCCCGTTTGTGTTTGAGGAGAAAACGGTTCCGGTCATGGCATATACGCTTGAGACAGTACTTGCGGAAAAATATGAAACGATTATCCGCAGAAACATTGGAACTACAAGGGCAAGGGATTTTTATGATTTACATACTCTTTACCGCAGCCGTAAAGATGTGGTTCAGATGGATGTTCTGAGGGCAGCAGTTATTCATACTGCGGAAAAAAGAGATTCGATTGATGATATCAGGGACTGGAGAGATATTTTGAAGGATATCCGTGAAGAGCCGCAGTTATATCTTCTGTGGGATAACTATGCTGCGGACAACAAATACATTGGAGATTTGAAATTCAATGAAGTTCTCGATACAGTGGACGAAATCGCAAAGATTCTTGATTTGTGA
- a CDS encoding DUF3789 domain-containing protein, whose protein sequence is MGWLIGILSFIGGSVFGVVFMCMFQINRTYRNKRSEE, encoded by the coding sequence ATGGGATGGTTGATAGGTATCCTTAGTTTTATAGGCGGCAGCGTGTTTGGCGTTGTTTTTATGTGTATGTTTCAGATTAACCGAACTTACAGAAATAAGCGCTCGGAGGAATAA
- a CDS encoding SufBD protein — translation MSLNIAETFELLFDKNNNVAYKALQELQKESIETDCVYLYMDRLSDMLDSDNSYIRTRGLTLIAYNARWDKDYKIDEIIDNYLKHITDVKPITARQCIKLLPIIAKDKPELKNDIVSALHKANIGIYDDSMQSLVYKDIQKTLKEIEKL, via the coding sequence GTGTCACTTAATATAGCAGAAACATTTGAATTATTGTTTGATAAAAATAATAATGTTGCATACAAAGCATTACAGGAATTGCAAAAAGAAAGTATTGAAACAGATTGTGTTTATCTTTATATGGATAGATTAAGCGATATGCTTGACAGTGATAATTCTTATATCCGCACAAGAGGGCTTACACTGATTGCCTATAATGCAAGATGGGATAAAGATTATAAAATTGATGAAATCATTGATAATTATTTAAAGCATATAACAGATGTTAAACCTATTACAGCAAGACAATGTATTAAGCTGTTGCCGATTATTGCAAAGGATAAACCAGAATTGAAAAACGACATTGTTTCTGCACTTCATAAAGCTAATATAGGTATTTATGATGACAGTATGCAATCATTAGTTTATAAGGACATCCAAAAAACATTGAAAGAAATAGAAAAATTATAA